GGAGATCCGGGAAGCGCTCAAGGCCGGCATCCTCTTCTTTACCGTGGAATCGTTTTCCGAGCTGGAGGAGATCGACGGCATCGCCGGGAAAATGGGGGCGCAGGCCCCGGTGGCGTTTCGGGTGACGCCGGACGTCGACCCCAAAACCCACCGGTACATCACCACCGGAAAAGCCGAAAACAAGTTCGGCTTCGATCTGGAGCACGCCCGGGAAGTCTATCTGAGCTGCCGCCGCCTGGGGGCGGTCAAGCCGGTGGGGATACAGATGCACATCGGGTCTCAGATCCGCAGCGCCGGCCCCTACGTCGAAGCGGTGGAGAAGCTCGCGGCCCTGGTCCGGGGTTTGAAGCGGGAAGGGGTGGGGATCAGGTACCTGGACATCGGGGGGGGGATGGGGATCAGCTACGGGGGAGAGGAGGTGCCGGCCATGGTCGAATACGCCGAAGCGCTGCGGCCGGTCCTGGCCGGTCTGCCGGTTTCGATCGTTCTCGAGCCGGGAAGGTACCTGACCGGCAACTGCGGCTGCCTCCTGGCCAAGGTTCTGCACCTGAAACGGAAGGCCAAGAAAAATTTCGCGGTCATCGACGCGGGAATGAACGACCTCATCCGGCCGGCCCTCTACAACGCCGAGCACGCCATCGTCCCCGTTTCCGAAAAAACGGCTCCGGCCGTAAAGGTGGACGTGGTCGGGCCCATCTGCGAAACCGGGGACACCATGGGGAAGGACCGCATGTTTCCCGAGCCCGCTCCGGGAGACCTGGTGGCGGTTTTGAGCGCGGGGGCGTACGGGTTCGTCATGGCTTCGACCTACAATTCCAGGCCCCGGCCCGCCGAAGTCATGGTGCATGGAGGCGAATGCGAGCTGGTGCGGCGCCGGGAAACCTACCGAGACCTGGTTAAGGGGGAAAAAATCCCCTCTTTTTCGGAGAAAGAGTAAGGGGGCGGGGGAGCGAACCGATGAAACTGACCTTCACGAAGATGCAGGGCGCCGGCAACGACTTCGTCCTGGTGGAGAACCGGGACGGCGCGCTGGATTTCACCCCGGAACTGATCCGGAGGTTGTGCGACCGCCATTACGGGATCGGCGCCGACGGGGTGATCTGCGCCGAGAATTCCGAGGTCGCGGACCTGAAAATGAGGATCTTCAACTCCGACGGCTCGGAACCGGAAATGTGCGGCAACGGGATCCGGTGCTTCGCCCGCTGGGCCCGGGAAAAGTGGCTGGTGGACGAGGACGAGTTCACGGTCGAGACCCTGGCCGGGATCGTCCGGCCGGTCCTGGTCGGAGAAGAGGTGCGGGTGGACATGGGCGCCCCGGTTCTGAACGGGCCCGAGATCCCGGTCAACCTCCCCGGGGAGGTGGTCCTTCACCCGGCGGTGTTCGCCGGCAAAACCGTTGCCATCACCTGCGTCTCCATGGGCAACCCCCACTGCGTGATTTTTCTGGAAGACGGCGAGCCCTCGCCGGTCGCCGAACTGGGGCCGGCGGTGGAGATCGATCCGCTCTTCCCCAATAAAACCAATGTCGAATTCGTGAAAGTGCTCCCCGGGGAGGAGCTGTCGGTCGACGTCTGGGAACGCGGCGCCGGCATCACGCTGGCCTGCGGCACCGGCGCCTGCGCCGCCCTGGTGGCGGCGCATCTGGCCGGGCGCTCCGGGCGCGCCGCCACGATCCGCCTTCCCGGGGGCACCCTGGACGTTTCCTGGGAAGAGGACGGCCGGGTGCTGATGACCGGCCCCGCCGAATTCGTCTTCAAGGGAGAGATGCCGCTCCCGCCCCGGTGAAGACCGAGCCCGGGCCGACGGCGAGAGACGCAAGGAGAAGAACGATGATAAGCGGTTCCATGGTAGCGATCGTGACCCCGTTTCGGAACGGGGAGGTCGATTTCGAGAAACTGGGCGAGCTGGTGGAATTTCAGATACTGGGCGGCACCGACGCCGTCGTCCCCTGCGGCACCACCGGCGAATCGGCGACGTTGACGCACGAGGAGCACGACCGTGTGGTCGAGTTCGTGGTCGAAAAGGTCGCGGGCCGGATCAAGGTCATAGCCGGCGCCGGCTCCAACAGCACGTTGGAAGCGCTGAGGCTGACCCGGCACGCCCAGGACGTAGGGGCGGACGCCGCCCTGGTCATTACCCCTTACTACAACAAGCCCACCCAGCGGGGGATGATCAAGCACTTCGAACTGTTGGCCGAGCGGACCGAAATCCCCCTGGTTCTCTACAACGTTCCCGGCCGTACGGGGGTGCGCCTGGAGCCTCCCACCGTGGCCCGCCTCTCCGCCCTGGACACGGTGGTGGCGATCAAGGAAGCGTGCGGATCGGTCGATCAGGTCAGCCAGATCCTCAATCTCTGCGACATCACCGTCCTCTCGGGCGACGACATGCTCACCCTGCCCATGATCAGCGTCGGAGCCAAGGGGGTGATCTCGGTGGCGGCCAATATCGTGCCGGCCGAAGTCGCCGCCATGGTCCATGCCGCCCTCGAGGGCCGATGGGAAGACGCCCGCCGGGGGCATTTCGACCTCTACAACCTCTTTCAGGGGATGTTCATAGAAACCAACCCCATTCCGGTGAAAACGGCCCTGGCCCTGATGGGCCGCATCACGGAGGAGTTCCGCCTCCCCATCTGCTCGATGAGCGAGGCCAACCGGGAAAAACTGGAATCGCTTCTGCGCGGCTATGCGCTGCTGCCGTGACGTTCGGAGAGAAAGCATGAAGACGCTCAAGATTACGGTCTGCGGGGCCGCGGGAAGGATGGGGAGAAAAATCGTGGCTTTCGCCGCCGCCGATCCCGCCCTGGAGGTTGTGGGGGCGGTCGAGGCCGCCGGCTCCGAATCCCGCGGCCGGGACGTGGGCGAACTGGCCGGCGCCGGCCCCCTGGGAGTGGCCGTCTCCTCGGAGATGGAACCCGCCTTCCGGGCGGCGGATGCGGTCGTGGATTTTTCCTCGGCCGCCGGCGCCCCTGCCGTCGCCGCCCTGGCCGCCCGGCTGAAAAAGCCCCTGGTGGTGGGAACGACCGGCCTGGACCCGGATTCCGTGACCGCCCTGGAGAAGGCCTCCCGGGAGATCCCGGTGGTGTACGCCTCCAACATGAGCGTGGGAATGAACCTCCTCTTCCGCCTGGTGGAGGACGCCGCCCGGGCTTTGGGTCCGGAGTACGACATCGAGAT
The window above is part of the bacterium genome. Proteins encoded here:
- the dapB gene encoding 4-hydroxy-tetrahydrodipicolinate reductase; amino-acid sequence: MKTLKITVCGAAGRMGRKIVAFAAADPALEVVGAVEAAGSESRGRDVGELAGAGPLGVAVSSEMEPAFRAADAVVDFSSAAGAPAVAALAARLKKPLVVGTTGLDPDSVTALEKASREIPVVYASNMSVGMNLLFRLVEDAARALGPEYDIEIVEAHHRFKKDAPSGTARTLCARAARGRGEDPAAVSVCGREGMTGERPSGQIGLHAVRAGDIVGDHTVYFSNLGERLELTHRAHSRDTFARGALRAALFAAAASPGLYTMEDVIFGARKEP
- the dapA gene encoding 4-hydroxy-tetrahydrodipicolinate synthase: MISGSMVAIVTPFRNGEVDFEKLGELVEFQILGGTDAVVPCGTTGESATLTHEEHDRVVEFVVEKVAGRIKVIAGAGSNSTLEALRLTRHAQDVGADAALVITPYYNKPTQRGMIKHFELLAERTEIPLVLYNVPGRTGVRLEPPTVARLSALDTVVAIKEACGSVDQVSQILNLCDITVLSGDDMLTLPMISVGAKGVISVAANIVPAEVAAMVHAALEGRWEDARRGHFDLYNLFQGMFIETNPIPVKTALALMGRITEEFRLPICSMSEANREKLESLLRGYALLP
- the lysA gene encoding diaminopimelate decarboxylase: MNLPVNSDYWSYRGGELYCEDVALSRIAERFGTPTYVYSRGHLEGKFKEVERAWRGRRHLVCFSLKSNSSLAVAAVLARLGAGVDVVSGGELYRALKAGFPAAKTVFAGVGKTSREIREALKAGILFFTVESFSELEEIDGIAGKMGAQAPVAFRVTPDVDPKTHRYITTGKAENKFGFDLEHAREVYLSCRRLGAVKPVGIQMHIGSQIRSAGPYVEAVEKLAALVRGLKREGVGIRYLDIGGGMGISYGGEEVPAMVEYAEALRPVLAGLPVSIVLEPGRYLTGNCGCLLAKVLHLKRKAKKNFAVIDAGMNDLIRPALYNAEHAIVPVSEKTAPAVKVDVVGPICETGDTMGKDRMFPEPAPGDLVAVLSAGAYGFVMASTYNSRPRPAEVMVHGGECELVRRRETYRDLVKGEKIPSFSEKE
- the dapF gene encoding diaminopimelate epimerase, which gives rise to MTFTKMQGAGNDFVLVENRDGALDFTPELIRRLCDRHYGIGADGVICAENSEVADLKMRIFNSDGSEPEMCGNGIRCFARWAREKWLVDEDEFTVETLAGIVRPVLVGEEVRVDMGAPVLNGPEIPVNLPGEVVLHPAVFAGKTVAITCVSMGNPHCVIFLEDGEPSPVAELGPAVEIDPLFPNKTNVEFVKVLPGEELSVDVWERGAGITLACGTGACAALVAAHLAGRSGRAATIRLPGGTLDVSWEEDGRVLMTGPAEFVFKGEMPLPPR